From the Musa acuminata AAA Group cultivar baxijiao chromosome BXJ3-1, Cavendish_Baxijiao_AAA, whole genome shotgun sequence genome, the window ACTCTGCTAGTTAGTCAGATCACATTGGACACAGCCAGAATGAAATTTGATATCTTTATTTGCCAAAGATTCATTTAAATATCAATTTGTATATTGTTTCAATATTCTGAAATCATGATACCCAATCTGCTGCAGTTGAAGTTTGAAGCCACAAGCATGACAGAGAGGATCAAATTCCTTGAAGATCAGAAGCGGTGCTGTGAATTGGCTCTTCTCTTTTTTCCACAAATAAAATCCTCTTTTGGTGAATGCAAAAAAGTACAAACAACTCACCTGTAGAGTTTAAACGCAGGAAGTTATTGGGCGAAGACTTGGTATCATGTTCGGTGGAGGAACTGAATGAGCTAGAGCTTCAGCTAGAGACAAGCTTAAACAGCATCAAGCAAACAAGGGTAAATATGAGTAGCAGCCATTTCATTTGTTTTGGTTAAGACTTCACCAGTAATGTCATGTTCTTTTGTAGCGACGACTTTTACTCGAGAAAATTGCACGGCTAAATGAGGAGGTAATTTACATTTTTTACTTGCTGTACCATTTACAAATATATCAACTTAATATTTCATTCAAATCCAGGAGACAGAGCTTCTAAAGGAGAACGCATTGTTGCGGCAACAGGTATGCCAGACAGAAAAAGTACAAAAACCTAAATACTACTCCAATATATATAACTTGAAATTGCATATTTAGGTGAAGTACAAGTCGGAAGCTAAGCCAAAGCAAACTGCAATCCAAGAAGCTGATTTGGATGATCATGCGAGCCAAGAGAAGAATATGGAGGTGGATACAGAGCTGCTGATTGGAATGCCAGGAAGTGGTTAGGCCAAGCAAACAATATTGTTTAGTAAGACAAAAACAGGTATGTTCATGTCATATATGCAATCTATGTACCTTAAGAGCAATAAATTGATGCAAGATCTGTATTTAGTGTATTATTGGCAAAGTGTAGAGTAAGTCATTGTAACAATATCCGTTACTACTGCCTTTTTCTTGATATATCTGACACAACTTTTTAATAGAGAAACCAAAGTTATTTGCGAAATCAATGAATTGATGTGTTC encodes:
- the LOC135629586 gene encoding MADS-box transcription factor 50-like, yielding MVRGKTQIRRIENAASRQVTFSKRRSGLLKKAYELSVLCDAEVALIVFSSRGKLYEFASSSVQMTIERYMMHTKDAGISKKATEQSTQLKFEATSMTERIKFLEDQKRKLLGEDLVSCSVEELNELELQLETSLNSIKQTRRRLLLEKIARLNEEETELLKENALLRQQVKYKSEAKPKQTAIQEADLDDHASQEKNMEVDTELLIGMPGSG